The Juglans regia cultivar Chandler chromosome 16, Walnut 2.0, whole genome shotgun sequence nucleotide sequence GATTTCAGGTGGTTGAATTCCTCTTACTGTTCCGTTTTACGTCAACTTGAATCTGCAAGaattaaagaatattatttCAAGGCAAATCATCCTTCTTCCATCTCTGCTGGGGCTGACAATCTTAAATATAGGAATCCAAAATATTTGTCCATGCTGAATCATCTTAGATTCTACCTTCCTGAAGTCTACCCAAATTTAGACAAGATCCTATTTTTAGATGATGATATTGTAGTTCAGAAGGATCTCACACCTCTCTGGTCCATTGATCTGCAAGGGATGGTAAATGGTGCCGTGGAGACATGCAAGGAGAGCTTCCACAGATTTGATAAGTATTtgaacttctctaatccaaagaTTTCTGAGAATTTCGATCAAAATGCTTGTGGTTGGGCATTTGGCATGAATATTTTTGACTTGAAGGAGTGGAAAAGGCGAAATATCACCGGAATATACCATCATTGGCAGGATATGGTACATCTTCGtctctcttcttccttcatGTCTCAAACAAGactcctctttctcttttcatgtTATTATCATTCGCTCTCCATGTAAATTACTTATTCTATGCATTTCATTTGTGATAATAACTTTTAGTCTTGAAGTCGTGTATACAAATATCATGGTGATGGTAGCCAAAAGTGTGCAATATGCTTGTAATGCATTGGTATCTTTCGCGACTAAGGCTTGCAACTGatgtagaagattttttttttttttgcagaatgAGGATAGAACTCTTTGGAAACTTGGCACCTTGCCGCCTGGACTAATCACTTTCTACAACTTGACCTATCCGCTTGACCGGGGTTGGCATGTCTTGGGACTTGGCTATGACCCAGCTCTTAATCAAACAGCGATAGACAATGCAGCTGTCGTCCATTACAATGGAAACTACAAGCCATGGTTGGACTTGGCTGTTTCCAAGTACAAGTCTTACTGGTCGAAATATGTAATGTATGATAACCCCTATCTTCGATTGTGCAACATTAGTGaataacattttttcttttgtcctgCTCACGCTCTTTCACTCACTTACACGTGTAATATTTGAtctaaacaagaaaataaatgcaaaatGCCTTATTGCTCCCATAGAATTCATCAATGTTCTCTTTTGTGCTATATGTTTCAGAAGTTACAGTGCAGTTTGCCTGAGCCATctcataaacatatatatatatatatatatatatatttatatatatattggctacATGTAACGCCTTCATCTGTTGTTTCCCAATTTCCTCTTAAACAGTATACAGGTGTTAAGAATAATGGAAAAGGGTTTGAAAATGGCTAATGAGAGGAAATTGATCCTCAAGCATCTGGTTCTCAAGTTCCACGTGTCGTGTCGGGTCCATGAAATGGCAAAGCAAACCTATACTCTGCTTACTATATGCTTTTGCAGCTATCCAGTGATGATGAAATCTCATTTCGACTATCCACAACAATGCATAGTGCTCACTGCGTTTAGATATACTGACTTCGTTGGAATATTCACTCGTTTTATTGTCAGGTCCATGAAATGCCAAACCTcattaatacaaatataagaAGTGCTAGATTCATAAAATGatctattttatgataaaatgaattttacaacatcaaattacgtcaatttatttctttaaaagtaATACTACTCCTAGTACtgctaaaataataatcatgcAACAATACTTGTGTGGCAAACATGTATTTGatgttatgatttgattttggaattttcaaattttttttaaaagactaaTACGTGTACTAGATTTGCTTGTTACACGATTTCATGCTGAGGAAATTACAAGGGGTAACACTcaatatgtaaattatttaattaaaaataattaagaatctAAATTATTTGGAGGATTTTATGCTCCTCAGAcgaaaagttaaaaagatgTAAAGAAATTGGATAGGCTCCACCAGCAAAGTACAAGAAAAGTTCTGGAGAGGATATTCTCATCTGGACTTTGACAACAAAGGTTCTGAGTAACAACCCCGAGCCCCCATTTCTTCTGCCTTGCATGTGACTGAACATAGTGCCCGGTTTCCAAAACACGTCATCAACAAATTCGTCGGCTACTAAATACTAACTGATTATGAGAATCATTAGCGACCGTTATATGGAACAAACGAACGGAAGCAAACTCACCAAAGCTCTTCTCAAGAACACTAACAATCCCAAACTAGCATGGCACCTCTTCAAGCGCattctctcctctccctctttctccaACTACTGTCTTCGATCCATACCCGTCATCGCTCGTATCCTTGTTCGTGAACAAATGCACCGCGAAATTGATAGCCTTCCCGAACTCCTTGACTCGCAACCCGTCGAAACGTCTCACCCTTGTCTCCTTTCCCTCGTGCGAGTCTTGGCCCAATCGGGTCTTGTTGATGAGGCTGTTTCCCAATTCAAATCGCTTCGAACCCGGTTCCCGGAAAAGCCTCCTCCCATATCTTTGTATAATTTGCTTCTTCAGTCCTCCTTAAAGGGAGACCGTGCGGATTTTGTGTCATGGTTGTACAGAGATATGATTGTCGCTGGGATTAACCCGGAAACATATACTTTTAATCTTTTGATACGTGCACTGTGTGACTTGGGTCTTATGGAAGTGGCTCGGGAGGTATTTGATAGAATGTCTGAGAAGGGTTGTCAACCAAATGAGTTCACTGTTGGGATTTTAGTTCGTGGGTATTGTAGAACCGGGCTTGCTACACAAGGCTTGGAGCTTTTAAATAAGCTGAGgaattataatgtttttcccAACAGGGTTGTGTACAATACTTTGATATCTAGTTTTTGTAGAGAAGGTAGGACTGATGAAGCTGAGAAGTTAgtggagaaaatgagagaggatGGTATCCTTCCAGATGTTGTTACTTTTAATTCTAGGATTTCAGCCCTTTGTGGGGCAGGGAAAATCCTAGAGGCTTCTAGAATTTTTAGAGATATGCAAATTGATGAAGAATTGGGGTTGCCTCGGCCaaatatcataacttataacttaatgCTCGAGGGTTTTTGCAAGGAAGGGATGTTGGAGGAAGCAAAGACCCTGTTTGAGTCTATGCAAAATGTTGGTGATTTTATAAGTTTGGAGAGTTATAATATATGGTTGTTGGGTTTGGTTAGGAATGGGAAGCTGTTAGAGGCACGATTGGTTCTAAAAGAGATGGTGGATAAGGGCATTGAACCCAATATCTACTCATACAACATTGTGATGGATGGGCTATGCAAAAATGGGATGCTCTCTGATGCAAGGATGGTTATGGGCTTGATGAAATGTAGTGGTATTCCCCCAGATACAGTAACTTATGGTACTTTACTACACGGGTACTGCAAGAAGGGGAAGATATCTGAAGCCAATAATATTCTTCATGAGATGATGAGTCGTAGTTGTTTCCCAAATACCTATACTTGCAACATTTTGCTGCACAGCCTATGGAAAGAGGGGAGAACATCGGAAGCAGAGGAATTACTAAAAATGATGAATGAGAGAGGTTATGGCTTAGATACTGTGACATGCAATATCGTGATTGATGGTCTGTGTAATATTAAGAAATTGGACGAAGCAATTGAAATTGTGAATGGGATGTGGACTCATGGAAGTGCTGCTCTTGGTAACCTGGGGAACTCATTTATCGGCCTAGTTGATGATAGTGGTAATGGGAAGAAATGCATGCCTGATTTGGTCACCTACTCAACAATAATTAGTGAGTTATGCAAGGCTGGGAGGCTTGATGAAGCTAAAAAGAAGTTCACTGAGATGGTGAGGAAAAACTTGCTTCCTGATTCTGCagtttacaatatttttatatatactttctgCAAACAAGGAAAGCTATCATCCGCATTTCGAGTTCTAAAAGACATGGAGATAAATGGCTGCAACAAGACCCTTCAAACTTATAACTCATTGATCCTGGGCTTAGGAAGTAAAAATCAAATATTCGAAATATATGGGCTGATGGAtgagatgagagaaagaggagTTTCTCCAAACGTTTGTACTTACAATAATATAATCAGCTGTCTCTGTGAAGGAGGGAGAGTCCATGATGCCACCTCTCTTTTAGATGAAATGATGCAAAAGGGCATCTCCCCTAATATATCTTCATTCAGAATATTAATCAAAGCTTTCTGCAAGCTGTGTGATTTTGCATTAGCAAAGGAGATATTTGAGATTGCTCTGAGTATATGCGGCCACAAGGAAGCCTTATATAGTTTGATGTTTAATGAATTACTTGCTAGAGGTGAAGTTGCCGAAGCTAAAGAGCTGTTTCAAGCTTCTTTGGATAAGACCTTTGATGTGGGAAACTTCTTGTTTAAGGATCTTATTGGCAAACTCTGCAAGGATGAGAAATTAGAGGATGCTAGTGAAATTCTTCATAGGATGATTGATATAGGATATGGATTTGATCCTGCATCTTTCATGCCAGTGATTGATGGCCTGGGTATAAGGGGAAACAAGCACGAAGCTGATGAACTTGCTGAGAGGATGATGGAAATGGCTTCAGCAGGTAGGGTGGAAAATAAGGTCTATCGAAATCAGTGGCAGAGAGTCCGTGGAAAACCCAAGAAACATGGGGCAAGTGATTGGCAGACCATACTTCACAGGTAAATGATTGGATAAGActcatttgtaatttatttcttctttcttttcttctttgatctCATTGATCTCGTGATTTATTTGCACTAAACTTGGGTCATGTTCAgttcatttattcattttttaagaataagCTTTAAAAACTGCTTTCTGCACTAATTTACCAGATTTCCTGTATTAAGGAATCCATATTATCTACTCATATAAAAACTTATCCATATTCGTATGAACAAGTACATCAGGGCAGTGTGATGGTCCATGTAGCTCCTATTTTGCAACGACTGCATGATGGTGTTTATCACCAGCTTGCATCAACATGTGGTACATTTGATTCCTTGGTTACTGATTATCAACATGTGCTCCAATTAGATGATCTGCAATTCCAAGCTATgaacacactttttttaaaaaaaaaaatccaagttaCGAACGTTACGGGGAAGTTAACACCCACACATGAATTCTGAATATACTGATTCTAGCAAaccaaacaaatattattatcttagaATTTCAATCTTGTTGTGATGGAACTAGGTTTAACTTACCCTCTCTTATCTTAAAACTACCTTTGAATTCATTGAGCTTGCTGACTTTGTATCTGCTTTGTATTCTTTCACAGAGATGATGGCAGTGC carries:
- the LOC109006650 gene encoding pentatricopeptide repeat-containing protein At2g17140; amino-acid sequence: MRIISDRYMEQTNGSKLTKALLKNTNNPKLAWHLFKRILSSPSFSNYCLRSIPVIARILVREQMHREIDSLPELLDSQPVETSHPCLLSLVRVLAQSGLVDEAVSQFKSLRTRFPEKPPPISLYNLLLQSSLKGDRADFVSWLYRDMIVAGINPETYTFNLLIRALCDLGLMEVAREVFDRMSEKGCQPNEFTVGILVRGYCRTGLATQGLELLNKLRNYNVFPNRVVYNTLISSFCREGRTDEAEKLVEKMREDGILPDVVTFNSRISALCGAGKILEASRIFRDMQIDEELGLPRPNIITYNLMLEGFCKEGMLEEAKTLFESMQNVGDFISLESYNIWLLGLVRNGKLLEARLVLKEMVDKGIEPNIYSYNIVMDGLCKNGMLSDARMVMGLMKCSGIPPDTVTYGTLLHGYCKKGKISEANNILHEMMSRSCFPNTYTCNILLHSLWKEGRTSEAEELLKMMNERGYGLDTVTCNIVIDGLCNIKKLDEAIEIVNGMWTHGSAALGNLGNSFIGLVDDSGNGKKCMPDLVTYSTIISELCKAGRLDEAKKKFTEMVRKNLLPDSAVYNIFIYTFCKQGKLSSAFRVLKDMEINGCNKTLQTYNSLILGLGSKNQIFEIYGLMDEMRERGVSPNVCTYNNIISCLCEGGRVHDATSLLDEMMQKGISPNISSFRILIKAFCKLCDFALAKEIFEIALSICGHKEALYSLMFNELLARGEVAEAKELFQASLDKTFDVGNFLFKDLIGKLCKDEKLEDASEILHRMIDIGYGFDPASFMPVIDGLGIRGNKHEADELAERMMEMASAGRVENKVYRNQWQRVRGKPKKHGASDWQTILHRDDGSAITLKALKRVQKGLGQGSISSLQPHKNQVLDY